GTCCCGTCGACTGATTATGTACCAAGGGCAGATTTAGAGACGGAGGGGTTGTTTGCGGGATACAAGCCGTTATTTTTGGGGAATTCACCGCTGGAAACGAGCCGGAATGACGTTCTTTTGGACGGACTCTTCTCATCGATTAGAAAGCTGAAGAACGCGCAGATCAACTCTGAGAGTAATACGGTGGAAATAGATGTTTCTGATATGTTGGAcgacttgaagaaggataACAGGGAGTACCAGAAGCTGCATGAGAAAGTGCCCAAGATTCCATGGGACGCATCGATCAGTGGACTTGTATACAACGACCAGCCTTTTAAAGGTGTACCACGCTCTGTTGTTTCGAAGCTAAAGCCGTTCAAGCTAGTGAAGGTTGAGAAGAAGCAACCTCATAGAGAGGAGGAGCTtggaaagaagatcaagcTAAGGTTTCATGGCCCACGGATTAAAGATGAACCAACCATGGTTGATTTGACCCAGGAAGCGAAGAAAAGTAGGCAAAATACCAATCCGTCCGATTTACTCATGGACAGCCAGTCACTACACGCGAGAAATAGGTACGAGGCAAGTAAAGTAGACTTCGCTTACaaatttaattttatcGAGGAGGACCAAAGAATGTTTAAACACAAGGTATCGAAATTGACAAGACTTTTCGCTAAGGAATTTATGAAGGTCAGAGAAATCAGATTAGCCTCTGACTTCAAGGACAACCACCTTCcgttgtatatatacatcGACTATTCGGGACAATCGAGGGCCATGCTTAAAAGACATTTGAGGAGAAAGATGATAAACTACGTCAGTCCACTTCTAATGACACTTTCGCATAGTTACGAAACTAAAGAACAATTCGAAAAATTCAAGGGTAGAGTATATTCGAGGATAGAGTCTATTTCAGCGTTGCTTTTGGAGTATATCCCTAGTATTCGATTTAAAGATCCAGATGTGGATTGCGTAATATCTCCAAGTCCAGTGAAGGGCTTTGGAAGAATACACTGGTTAAAACCAACAAAGAGACACAACGTCTTTTGGGGTAAAAACATCTCAAATGATTATGTATTCAGTTTGAATTATGACGTGAAGGTATCACGTAGTGGAATAAGACGCATGAAATACCCGGTAAATCTTAATACCTCGTCTTTTGATTTTGCGTTTTCAAAATGGAAATGTTATGATCTAATAGTAGACGAGCCTATTGAAAGCAGATAAGATGAATCAAGAGAGAAGAGTGTTAAAGATACCCCTTCATCATGCATATTTAAAAATGcgtacatatatacatataatTATGTAGTTAAAACGATTTAATGTGGTAAAGCGGAATTGGCCTGCAATTCCAAATGTACCAGCCTAACTAATTATGAGGATATGAACTACTCGATGATGGCATTGGATTGGAGGGCCCGACCTGTGAATAGTCTTGTGCTTGTAATTCTGTATCCACACTTTCCGAACCTGAAGATACGTTAACTTTTCGATACAAATACACATTCTCTGGTTCATCCAATCCGATAGTTTTCCTCACCCTCTCTACTTTATACATTCTATCAGAGCTGTCGTTACTAGAGTCAAACGTTTTAGGGCCTGCTAAACCATTGACCATAATATTATCAGCGTAGTAGATTATGGAGTCTAGGACATGATGGCATTTGTTCCAAAACGTCTCTGGTCTTTTAAATTGAGTTATATTAGCCTCTCCTTGTTGCGAATGTATTATAGGTATATCATACCTGGTAGGAGCTGAAACTGAAGACCTCCGAGAGGATGAGCTGAGGTTTGACAATACGTTATTATTTATCACTGTCTCCATACCCTTGGCATCTTGTAAGTGTGCTGTCCTTTCAATATTATCATGGTGTTCCACACGATTGCCCATGATACTGTCACCATTATTTCCACCGTAACTACCACTTTCACCATCATCAccaccatcatcatcatagtGGTCATTGTCATCATAATTAGAATTATTATAGTTATTGATACTTTCATACTCATCATTGACACTATGATTTTCACCATTATTACCATGGATCTTGTAGCTGTTCATAGCGTTTTGCATTCTCAAGGCGTAAATTGCAAAGTGGAAGTTTTGCTCTTCGTCCTCGTATATAGGTCGCCCGAGAATACTGGACGCTTgtattttcctttccatTGTATGCGTTCTATTTGTCCATTCTAAAACTATCACAGTAGATGCCAAATAGCACGTTGTATTGAATATTTCGCTTAGATCGTCGATCCACACGTTAGAAACatcgatgatgaagaacgCTGGATGTAAAAGAACTGTTGCAATGGTCAACACGgtcaaaaatatcattctCCCACGAAAACAAACGTGCCTCTTAACTGATATGTGGAAACACACCACACTTGCGTAGCACGTAGCAAGAGTAATCCTgaacaaataaacaaacgGTGGAAGAATATCGATGTCAGAATCCATTCCATTTTCGTTTGTTGGAGAGAACGTCGGTATCACCCAAAGCAATTGTGTGAGAAGGATCAAAAACAACCCAAAGTAAAACACCAATCTCCTTTCCAACATTCTATCGAAGAATCTCATCACAATCTGCAACTGACTGATTTGCAATAAAAATACCACAACCAAATCGATGATAGCGAACGCCTTGTCATCCCATagcaaattcaaaaatgcGTTAGACGAAACATACCCATACCGTGTATACGTATCAGCCGTCTTCTTAGAAACTCTCGCCACAAATATCCACAAATTCATGGACGCTAGCAGTGCCCCTAGCTTAAGAATATAAGATGCCTTTCGACTGGGCTTCGTTGGAATATTGATGAACACGATCACCGTAAGAAATACCGTGATGATAAAATTCACCGTCACAGAATAAACTATAGCGTATATGCTATACTTGAACGGGCCCTTGTAACTATCCTCCGTAATATACCTGTGCCAGTCATAATCGATTAACGGGAGAAATGGACACCCATCTTGTAATTCAACAAACGACGAATACACAGGTGAGCTATCGAAACACCTACTTTTGAAAAACGCAGATTTAACGTGCTCAAAAACACCCGGTAGCTTACTCCATACAATAACTCCATCGTCCAACCACGTCCCTTCACAGCTTGTGTACGTGCGCGATGGAGCTTGGAACCTCCATCTTGATCGAACTGCCATGTTAAAAGTCTAAAGTCTCCTATAGAAACCCTCCAAGGatctttccaaaagataTCTCTGCTAAAATTAACACGAACGGTATCACCTCACTGAACTATCAGAACCTTATAAGCACTTTACTGAACTCTATTCCTCTCTTTTTCTCGTGTTCTTATCCATTATCAAATAATTTTTGAGGTGCTAATGCCGTTTTAACTCTACAATTCCATGTCCATTGTTGCTTTAAAACACTAAACAAGGACAAAAAAACACCATAAACGACCACCAAGGGCGGTATAAACCCCACTAGACTCTTACCACACATATACACAATTACATATTAGCGTTTGAACACCATTAAAGCTTTCTACAGCTAATAGTTGACACATTTATGAATTAGGTCACGTGAAATGTAAATAAATCTGCATCTCCTGCTTCGAAAAGACTAAAAACAGCATTAACTTCAAGTTAAGAAGAGGACAGCAAGTTTTAAGATGAGACATGGGGAGAATACAGGTGGCATTGGAGGATTTAAGAGCGATTGCTGGGGAGTAGCATTTTATATTTGGGCATATAGCGTCGTATAGAGGTTTTTGTTGCTGATAGGTGTAAATTTGTGGGtgaaattgaaggattTACGGGGAATAACG
The Kluyveromyces marxianus DMKU3-1042 DNA, complete genome, chromosome 1 DNA segment above includes these coding regions:
- the MRX6 gene encoding Mrx6p, whose product is MIHGLRSRFRVGIVNRVLSVQRYSSKSSTPNSSKPATSSEGAEGNENLASNGKSNEWGEKKEKVETKEPKEGADIRTEEKKVKGRRSYVVPQVPSTDYVPRADLETEGLFAGYKPLFLGNSPLETSRNDVLLDGLFSSIRKLKNAQINSESNTVEIDVSDMLDDLKKDNREYQKLHEKVPKIPWDASISGLVYNDQPFKGVPRSVVSKLKPFKLVKVEKKQPHREEELGKKIKLRFHGPRIKDEPTMVDLTQEAKKSRQNTNPSDLLMDSQSLHARNRYEASKVDFAYKFNFIEEDQRMFKHKVSKLTRLFAKEFMKVREIRLASDFKDNHLPLYIYIDYSGQSRAMLKRHLRRKMINYVSPLLMTLSHSYETKEQFEKFKGRVYSRIESISALLLEYIPSIRFKDPDVDCVISPSPVKGFGRIHWLKPTKRHNVFWGKNISNDYVFSLNYDVKVSRSGIRRMKYPVNLNTSSFDFAFSKWKCYDLIVDEPIESR
- the RIM21 gene encoding Rim21p, encoding MAVRSRWRFQAPSRTYTSCEGTWLDDGVIVWSKLPGVFEHVKSAFFKSRCFDSSPVYSSFVELQDGCPFLPLIDYDWHRYITEDSYKGPFKYSIYAIVYSVTVNFIITVFLTVIVFINIPTKPSRKASYILKLGALLASMNLWIFVARVSKKTADTYTRYGYVSSNAFLNLLWDDKAFAIIDLVVVFLLQISQLQIVMRFFDRMLERRLVFYFGLFLILLTQLLWVIPTFSPTNENGMDSDIDILPPFVYLFRITLATCYASVVCFHISVKRHVCFRGRMIFLTVLTIATVLLHPAFFIIDVSNVWIDDLSEIFNTTCYLASTVIVLEWTNRTHTMERKIQASSILGRPIYEDEEQNFHFAIYALRMQNAMNSYKIHGNNGENHSVNDEYESINNYNNSNYDDNDHYDDDGGDDGESGSYGGNNGDSIMGNRVEHHDNIERTAHLQDAKGMETVINNNVLSNLSSSSRRSSVSAPTRYDIPIIHSQQGEANITQFKRPETFWNKCHHVLDSIIYYADNIMVNGLAGPKTFDSSNDSSDRMYKVERVRKTIGLDEPENVYLYRKVNVSSGSESVDTELQAQDYSQVGPSNPMPSSSSSYPHN